One Setaria italica strain Yugu1 chromosome II, Setaria_italica_v2.0, whole genome shotgun sequence DNA segment encodes these proteins:
- the LOC101783190 gene encoding LOW QUALITY PROTEIN: toll/interleukin-1 receptor-like protein (The sequence of the model RefSeq protein was modified relative to this genomic sequence to represent the inferred CDS: inserted 2 bases in 2 codons): MRLLGSYSNVYRMIFRGETSHQLMKVLTRRREGGGVRRLHQPPXGWTRSTTWRGXLYDRLLQLSGGRVRSFLDNKSMRPGDRLEERINAGIGQCKVGVAIFSRHYFDSDFCLHELASLVEARKAIIPIFYGIKPSELVLPQDVVDSNAYAPRDIERFRLALREAKYTVGITYDPATGDLAELVSRAADAVMERIKETEMSVPRRQQMIASRL; encoded by the exons ATGAGACTACTTGGAAGCTACTCAAACGTCTACAGGATGATCTTTCGCGGTGAAACTTCTCATCAGTTGATGAAGGTCCTGACG cggcggcgcgagggcggcggcgtacGACGTCTTCATCAACCAC CGGGGTGGACACGAAGCACAACGTGGCGCG TGCTGTACGACCGGCTGCTGCagctgagcggcgggcgggtgCGCTCCTTCCTGGACAACAAGTCGATGCGCCCGGGCGACCGGCTGGAGGAGCGCATCAACGCCGGCATCGGCCAGTGCAAGGTGGGGGTGGCCATCTTCTCCAGGCACTACTTCGACTCCGACTTCTGCCTCCACGAGCTCGCCTCGCTCGTCGAGGCGCGCAAGGCCATCATCCCAATCTTCTACGGCATCAAGCCCTCCGAGCTCGTCCTGCCGCAGGACGTCGTCGACAGCAACGCCTACGCCCCCCGCGACATCGAGCGCTTCCGCCTCGCGCTCCGCGAGGCCAAGTACACCGTCGGGATCACCTACGACCCGGCCACAGG TGACTTGGCCGAGCTGGTGTCAAGGGCAGCGGACGCGGTCATGGAGAGGATTAAAGAAACAGAGATGAGCGTGCCACGAAGGCAGCAGATGATCGCCTCCAGGCTGTAA
- the LOC101783597 gene encoding TIR domain-containing protein: MAASCGLQQRPVASRLNASAEAAAGNAAAAARWAGLVDDEQKTKPGRRSRGAMSPAYDVFINHRGVDTKHNVARLLYDRLEHLSGGRVRSFLDNKSMRPGDRLGESIDEGIRQCKVAVAIFSKRYFDSEFCLHELASIVESRKVLIPIFYGIKPSELILPQEVADSKAHAPRDIERFRLALQEAKYTVGLTYDPATGDLAELVYTAADAVMERIQEMGQSMPQRQMIASRL, encoded by the exons ATGGCAGCGTCGTGCGGGCTGCAGCAGAGGCCCGTGGCGTCGCGGCTGAACgcgtcggcggaggcggcggccgggaacgccgcggcggccgcgcggtgGGCGGGGCTCGTCGACGACGAGCAGAAGACGAAgcccggccgccgcagccgcggggCGATGTCGCCGGCGTACGACGTCTTCATCAACCACCGCGGGGTGGACACCAAGCACAACGTGGCGCGGCTGCTGTACGACCGCCTTGAACACCTCAGCGGCGGCCGGGTGCGCTCGTTCCTGGACAACAAGTCGATGCGCCCGGGCGACAGGCTGGGCGAGAGCATCGACGAGGGCATCAGGCAGTGCAAGGTCGCCGTGGCCATCTTCTCCAAGCGCTACTTCGATTCCGAGTTCTGCCTCCACGAGCTCGCCTCCATCGTCGAGTCGCGCAAGGTCCTCATCCCAATCTTCTACGGCATCAAGCCCTCCGAGCTAATCCTGCCGCAGGAAGTGGCCGACTCCAAAGCCCACGCCCCCAGGGACATCGAGCGCTTCAGGCTCGCGCTCCAGGAGGCCAAGTACACCGTCGGCCTCACCTACGACCCCGCCACAGG GGACTTGGCCGAGCTGGTGTACACGGCAGCGGACGCGGTGATGGAAAGGATTCAAGAAATGGGTCAGAGCATGCCACAACGGCAGATGATCGCATCCAGGCTGTGA
- the LOC101766576 gene encoding probable arabinosyltransferase ARAD1 codes for MWERGRPPRKPRPSPIIVPPPPPSPPPRLNLLLPRSLLALAARAMPSRRPSPVLLLLLALALALLFVILSPSSPSASRLSRSLASGSASASSSPATPAAPPPPVKIYMYDLPPKFTYGVVRSYMAARAPSGSADAAAVLPDEQLRYPGHQHSAEWWLFKDLLRRGPRDRPVARVDEPSNADLFYVPFFSSLSLVVNPIRPPAAANASGVAAAYSDEAMQEELLAWLELQPYWQQHRGRDHIFICQDPNALYKVIDRISNAVLLVSDFGRLRSDQASLVKDVILPYSHRINSFKGDVGVDGRPSLLFFMGNRYRKEGGKVRDALFQILEKEEDVTIKHGAQSRESRRAATRGMHSSKFCLHPAGDTPSACRLFDALVSLCIPVIVSDHIELPFEDVIDYSNIAIFVETSKAVQPGYLTSMLRRVSSERILEYQREIKKVKQFFEYEDPNGPVNEIWRQVSLKAPLIKLLTNRNKRLFERGTNGTDCSCMCSTTPY; via the exons ATGTGGGAGCGCGGCAGGCCGCCCCGCAAGCCGCGCCCGTCCCCGATTAtcgtgccgccgccaccgccttcgccgcctccccgcctgaacctcctcctccccagatccctcctcgcgctcgccgcgcgcgccatgccgtcgcgccgcccctccccggtcctcctactcctcctcgcgctcgcgctcgcgctcctcTTCGTCATACTCTCCCCGTcgtccccctccgcctcccgcctctCCCGGTCCCTCGCCTCCGGCTCCGCTTCCGCCTCCTCATCTCCggcgacacccgccgctccgccgccccccGTCAAGATCTACATGTACGACCTGCCGCCCAAGTTCACGTACGGCGTCGTGCGCAGCTAcatggccgcgcgcgcgccctcgGGCTCGGCGGACGCAGCCGCGGTGCTCCCCGACGAGCAGCTGCGGTACCCGGGGCACCAGCACTCGGCGGAGTGGTGGCTCTTCAAGGACCTGCTCCGCCGCGGGCCGCGCGACCGCCCCGTAGCACGCGTGGACGAACCGAGCAACGCCGACCTTTTCTACGTGCCTTTCTTCTCCTCCCTCAGCCTCGTTGTCAACCCCATCCgacccccggcggcggccaacGCCTCTGGGGTGGCGGCAGCGTACAGTGACGAGGCCATGCAGGAGGAGCTGCTGGCGTGGCTGGAGCTGCAGCCGTACTGGCAGCAGCACAGGGGGAGGGATCATATTTTCATCTGCCAGGATCCCAACGCGCTGTACAAGGTGATCGACCGGATTAGCAATGCTGTACTCCTGGTCTCTGATTTTGGCCGGTTGCGCAGCGACCAGGCGTCCCTCGTCAAGGATGTCATCCTGCCCTACTCACACCGAATCAACTCCTTCAAGGGTGATGTCGGGGTAGATGGTCGGCCCTCATTGCTGTTCTTCATGGGCAATCGCTACCGCAAGGAG GGTGGGAAGGTCCGTGATGCACTTTTCCAAATTCTTGAGAAAGAGGAAGATGTAACCATAAAACATGGCGCACAATCAAGGGAGAGTCGGCGTGCAGCTACACGAGGAATGCACTCATCAAAATTTTGCCTCCATCCTGCTGGAGACACCCCCTCAGCGTGCAGATTGTTTGATGCACTTGTCAGTTTATGCATTCCTGTTATAGTGAGTGATCACATCGAGCTACCATTTGAAGATGTTATAGACTACAGTAACATAGCAATATTTGTTGAGACAAGCAAGGCCGTACAACCTGGATACTTAACTTCAATGCTACGAAGAGTAAGTTCAGAGAGGATTCTGGAGTACcagagagaaataaaaaag GTAAAACAATTCTTTGAGTATGAAGATCCGAATGGACCAGTCAATGAGATATGGCGCCAAGTATCCCTAAAAGCACCACTGATAAAGTTGTTGACTAACCGTAACAAACGCCTGTTTGAAAGAGGCACCAATGGAACAGATTGCTCGTGCATGTGCTCTACAACCCCCTATTGA